In Nitrospirota bacterium, the genomic stretch TTCATACACATTTTTTAGGTCCGGCTCTTTTTCCCCTATTGTTATATATTTTGTCCAGTAATTACATGCATCATTAATCCTGTTCAACTTTTCAAGGGTTAATGCAGCATTATAATATCTTGAAACTACTGAATTATTTAATTCAATGGCTTTTTTAAAATGATACAATGCGTCATTATATTGTCCTTTTTGAAAATACAGCTCGCCTATTGTATTATATGCGTCTCCATACCCCGGTTTAATTTTTATTGCGTACGCTGCATGTGAAAGCGCTGTCTCAGCTTTACCCGTAGCCATTAAGGCAACTGCGAGATTGTTGTGGGCATCGGCATAAAGGGGATAGATTTTAATTGCTTGTTTAATATATGAAAGCGCTTTTTCATACTCGCCGAGATTTATTAAGCTAACCCCAAGGTTG encodes the following:
- a CDS encoding tetratricopeptide repeat protein, coding for LHPSSFLSHHTSRITVLLLAALVLSLSIAAYQRNAVWKDEMSLWTDVLKKAPKKARALNSFGFAVLSKGNSKDAVNFFKQAIKIDPNYSDAYNNLGVSLINLGEYEKALSYIKQAIKIYPLYADAHNNLAVALMATGKAETALSHAAYAIKIKPGYGDAYNTIGELYFQKGQYNDALYHFKKAIELNNSVVSRYYNAALTLEKLNRINDACNYWTKYITIGEKEPDLKNVYEHMKNIKCQ